The Porphyrobacter sp. HT-58-2 genome has a window encoding:
- a CDS encoding replication-associated recombination protein A, with translation MADLFGQDDSPAATREGAPTPDAPLADRLRPQSLAEVVGQEHLTGPEGAIGRMVAAGRLSSMILWGPPGTGKTSIARLLADAVGMRYAAISAVFSGVADLKQAFAEAEKLASAGRKTLLFVDEIHRFNRAQQDGFLPFVERGVVTLVGATTENPSFALNAALLSRAQVLVLNRLDEAALAALLDKAEGLEGPLPLTPEARAALIAQADGDGRFLLGQAETLYAAGLTEPLDPGALGQFLQRRVAVYDKDRDGHYDLISALHKSVRGSDPQAALYWLARMLVAGEEPLFLARRLVRMAVEDIGMADPQALPQCMAAMEAYRFLGSPEGELALVQACLYLATAPKSNAAYLAQKAAWKAAKATGSLMPPMNIVNPATGLMESLGYGKGYTYDHDTPEGFSGDNYWPEGMAPEQFYTPVERGFEREVKKRLDYWDKLRGERRG, from the coding sequence ATGGCTGACCTGTTCGGACAAGACGATTCCCCCGCTGCCACGCGCGAGGGCGCGCCCACGCCTGATGCGCCGCTGGCCGACCGGCTGCGCCCGCAGTCTCTGGCCGAGGTGGTCGGGCAGGAACACCTGACCGGCCCTGAGGGTGCGATCGGGCGGATGGTGGCGGCGGGACGCCTTTCCAGCATGATCCTGTGGGGGCCGCCCGGCACCGGCAAGACGAGTATCGCCCGCCTGCTCGCTGACGCCGTGGGGATGCGCTATGCCGCGATCAGCGCGGTGTTTTCGGGCGTGGCCGATCTGAAACAGGCCTTTGCCGAGGCCGAGAAGCTGGCCAGCGCGGGCCGCAAGACCTTGCTGTTCGTGGACGAGATCCACCGCTTCAACCGCGCCCAGCAGGACGGCTTCCTGCCTTTCGTGGAGCGCGGGGTGGTGACGCTGGTGGGCGCGACCACCGAGAACCCGAGCTTTGCCTTGAACGCCGCCTTGCTCAGCCGTGCGCAGGTGCTGGTGCTGAACCGGCTGGACGAGGCCGCCCTCGCCGCGCTGCTGGACAAGGCGGAAGGCCTCGAAGGCCCCCTCCCCCTCACCCCCGAAGCCCGCGCCGCGCTGATCGCGCAGGCCGATGGCGACGGTCGGTTCCTGCTGGGGCAGGCCGAGACGCTCTATGCCGCGGGGCTCACCGAGCCGCTCGATCCGGGCGCGCTCGGCCAGTTCCTGCAACGCCGCGTCGCGGTGTATGACAAGGACCGCGACGGGCATTACGACCTCATCTCGGCGCTCCATAAGTCCGTTCGCGGGAGCGATCCGCAAGCCGCGCTCTACTGGCTGGCGCGGATGCTGGTGGCGGGGGAAGAACCGCTGTTCCTCGCCCGGCGGCTGGTGCGCATGGCGGTGGAGGATATCGGCATGGCCGATCCGCAGGCGCTCCCGCAATGCATGGCGGCGATGGAAGCCTATCGCTTCCTCGGCTCGCCGGAGGGGGAACTGGCGCTGGTGCAGGCCTGCCTCTACCTCGCCACCGCGCCCAAATCGAACGCCGCCTATCTAGCGCAAAAGGCCGCGTGGAAGGCAGCCAAGGCCACCGGCAGCCTGATGCCGCCGATGAATATCGTCAACCCGGCAACCGGGCTGATGGAGAGTCTCGGCTACGGCAAGGGCTATACCTACGACCACGACACGCCCGAGGGCTTTTCCGGCGACAATTACTGGCCCGAAGGCATGGCGCCGGAACAGTTCTACACGCCGGTCGAACGCGGCTTTGAGCGCGAAGTGAAAAAGCGCCTGGACTACTGGGACAAGCTGCGCGGCGAGCGGCGGGGGTGA
- a CDS encoding PadR family transcriptional regulator yields MSWNRYGRGGGWEKFAETMAMMAMQNAGNMNFGPGMKARWRFDSDEDAEDGSRQRRRERRGRMFAQGELRLALLALIAEKPSHGYELIKEIEEMTSGAYAPSPGAVYPTLQMLADEGQIEEAEAEGAKKPFAATDAGRAELETRKDEVEALMRRLGRHGERTTTVRSHDLFRAMGNLGSVLKNRARAGKLDEATINEIVDMIDEMAKRIERL; encoded by the coding sequence ATGAGCTGGAACAGATATGGCCGTGGCGGCGGCTGGGAGAAATTCGCCGAGACAATGGCAATGATGGCGATGCAGAACGCCGGGAACATGAACTTCGGTCCCGGGATGAAGGCGCGCTGGCGTTTCGACAGCGACGAGGACGCGGAGGACGGCAGCCGCCAGCGCCGCCGCGAGCGCCGTGGACGGATGTTCGCGCAGGGTGAATTGCGGCTCGCGCTGCTGGCGCTGATCGCGGAGAAGCCCTCGCACGGCTACGAGCTGATCAAGGAAATCGAGGAAATGACCAGCGGCGCCTATGCCCCAAGCCCCGGCGCGGTCTATCCCACGCTGCAGATGCTCGCGGACGAGGGCCAGATCGAGGAGGCCGAAGCCGAAGGTGCGAAGAAGCCCTTTGCCGCCACCGATGCCGGACGCGCCGAGCTGGAGACCCGCAAGGACGAAGTCGAGGCGCTGATGCGCCGTCTGGGCCGTCACGGCGAACGCACCACCACGGTGCGATCGCATGACCTGTTCCGGGCGATGGGCAACCTCGGCTCCGTGCTTAAGAACCGCGCCCGCGCGGGCAAGCTCGACGAGGCGACGATCAACGAAATCGTCGACATGATCGACGAAATGGCCAAGCGCATCGAACGGCTGTAA
- a CDS encoding glycosyltransferase family 4 protein: protein METSDLRIALFSGNYNYTRDGANQALNRLVGSLLAKGAKVRVYSPKVANPDFPPTGDLVGVPNVPMPVKGRGEYRMPTHLGAEVKRDLAAFAPNIVHLSSPDPAAHGALRWAQAHDIPVLASVHTRFETYPRYYNMAFLEPLIVRMLKRFYNRCDALVAPSQSMIDELLAMQMHDRIGLWSRGVDRTIFSSARRDPEWRRSLGLADDDVAIVFLGRLVMEKGLDVFAETIVQLRRRGVPHKVLVIGDGPARGWFEANLPGGIFAGFKTGEGLGQALASGDIFFNPSVTETFGNVTLEAMASGLPVVAAGATGSASLVAEGVTGRLVAPSGSKDSDAIAFAEAIAPYCTDPALRAAHGAAGETRACEYSWEAINAVVADTYVSLVEERRALQAAEAQAA, encoded by the coding sequence ATGGAAACGTCCGATCTTCGCATTGCCCTGTTCAGCGGCAACTACAATTACACCCGCGACGGGGCCAATCAGGCCCTCAATCGCCTCGTCGGCTCACTGCTGGCGAAAGGCGCGAAGGTGCGCGTCTATTCGCCCAAGGTCGCCAATCCCGATTTTCCCCCGACCGGCGATCTGGTCGGTGTGCCGAATGTGCCGATGCCGGTGAAGGGGCGCGGGGAATACCGCATGCCGACTCACCTCGGCGCGGAAGTGAAGCGCGACCTGGCCGCCTTTGCGCCCAATATCGTCCACCTTTCCTCACCCGATCCCGCTGCGCATGGCGCGCTGCGCTGGGCGCAGGCGCACGACATTCCGGTGCTCGCCAGCGTCCACACCCGGTTCGAAACCTACCCGCGCTACTACAACATGGCCTTTCTCGAACCGCTGATCGTCAGGATGCTGAAGCGGTTCTACAATCGCTGCGATGCGTTGGTCGCGCCCTCGCAGTCGATGATCGACGAGTTGCTGGCGATGCAGATGCATGACCGCATCGGCCTGTGGAGCCGCGGAGTCGATCGCACGATCTTTTCTAGCGCCCGGCGCGATCCCGAATGGCGCCGCAGCCTCGGCCTTGCCGACGATGATGTGGCGATCGTCTTCCTGGGGCGGCTGGTGATGGAAAAGGGGCTGGACGTCTTTGCCGAAACCATTGTCCAGCTGCGCCGCCGGGGGGTGCCGCACAAGGTGCTGGTGATCGGCGACGGCCCGGCGCGCGGGTGGTTCGAGGCGAATCTGCCGGGCGGAATCTTCGCCGGCTTCAAAACCGGCGAAGGGTTGGGACAGGCGCTGGCAAGCGGCGACATCTTCTTCAACCCGAGCGTCACGGAAACATTCGGCAACGTCACGCTGGAAGCCATGGCGAGCGGCTTGCCGGTCGTGGCCGCTGGCGCCACCGGCAGCGCAAGCCTTGTCGCCGAGGGTGTGACCGGGCGGCTCGTCGCGCCATCCGGCAGCAAGGATAGTGATGCGATCGCCTTTGCCGAAGCCATTGCGCCTTACTGCACCGACCCCGCTTTGCGCGCGGCCCACGGCGCGGCGGGCGAAACGCGCGCCTGCGAATACAGCTGGGAAGCAATCAACGCGGTCGTCGCCGACACCTATGTGAGCCTCGTCGAGGAACGCCGCGCGCTTCAGGCTGCCGAGGCGCAGGCCGCATAG
- a CDS encoding phosphoserine transaminase, which translates to MTDYVRGLAHEPVLKPERPFFSSGPTAKFPGWSLDKLKTDSLGRSHRSALGKARLKYAIDLSRELLGIPDDYLIGIMPASDTGAIEAAMWSMLDPARPVTVAAWESFGNIWIQDAVKQLKLPNLQVLTADYGEIPDLTTIPQRNDVVFTWNGTTSGAMIPNTDWLEPGREGITINDATSAIFAQEMDWSKLDATTYSWQKVMGSEAQHGMLILSPKAVARIESYDPPWPLPKLFRMKKGNKLNLGIFAGETINTPSMLATEDYIAALEWAKAIGGRKALVERANANAQIVKDWIEATPWLRNMVPNPAQQTNTGVCMVFQGEWYDSLSDEDKAAVPKKIVKLLEERNVGYDFNGYRDAPPSLRIWCGSTVEQEDLKRLLPWIEWAYEKVKNG; encoded by the coding sequence ATGACTGACTACGTTCGCGGGCTCGCGCATGAGCCTGTGTTAAAGCCTGAGCGCCCCTTCTTTTCCTCGGGCCCCACGGCGAAGTTTCCCGGCTGGTCGCTGGATAAGCTCAAAACCGATTCGCTTGGTCGCTCGCACCGCTCGGCGCTGGGCAAGGCGCGGTTGAAGTATGCGATCGACCTGTCCCGCGAACTGCTCGGCATTCCCGATGATTACCTGATCGGTATCATGCCCGCATCGGACACCGGCGCGATCGAAGCGGCGATGTGGTCGATGCTCGATCCCGCGCGCCCGGTCACGGTCGCGGCGTGGGAGAGCTTCGGCAATATCTGGATCCAGGACGCGGTGAAGCAATTGAAGCTGCCCAACCTGCAGGTGCTGACCGCCGATTATGGCGAGATCCCCGATCTCACCACCATCCCGCAGCGCAATGACGTGGTGTTCACCTGGAACGGCACGACGTCCGGCGCGATGATCCCGAACACCGACTGGCTGGAGCCGGGCCGCGAAGGCATCACCATCAACGACGCCACCAGCGCGATCTTCGCGCAGGAAATGGACTGGTCGAAGCTCGATGCCACCACCTATTCGTGGCAGAAGGTGATGGGCAGCGAAGCGCAGCACGGGATGCTGATCCTCAGCCCCAAGGCGGTCGCGCGCATCGAATCCTACGACCCGCCGTGGCCGCTGCCCAAGCTGTTCCGCATGAAGAAGGGCAACAAGCTCAACCTCGGCATCTTCGCCGGGGAAACGATCAACACGCCTTCGATGCTGGCGACCGAGGATTACATCGCGGCGCTCGAATGGGCCAAGGCGATCGGCGGGCGCAAGGCGCTGGTCGAGCGGGCCAATGCCAACGCGCAGATCGTCAAGGACTGGATCGAGGCCACCCCGTGGCTGCGCAACATGGTGCCGAACCCTGCCCAGCAGACCAACACCGGCGTGTGCATGGTGTTCCAGGGCGAATGGTACGACAGCCTTTCCGACGAGGACAAGGCCGCCGTTCCCAAGAAGATCGTCAAGCTGCTGGAAGAACGCAACGTCGGCTACGACTTCAACGGCTACCGCGACGCGCCGCCGAGCTTGCGCATCTGGTGCGGTTCGACCGTCGAGCAGGAGGACCTGAAGCGCCTGCTGCCGTGGATCGAGTGGGCCTACGAGAAGGTCAAGAACGGCTGA
- the serA gene encoding phosphoglycerate dehydrogenase, translating to MTKPKVLISDKMDPNAARIFQERGCDVDVITGETPEQLAARIGEYDGLAIRSSTKVTKAILDAATNLKVIGRAGIGVDNVDIPYASGKGVVVMNTPFGNSITTAEHAIALMFALARQLPEANAQTQAGKWPKSGFMGVEVTGKTLGLIGAGNIGSIVASRALGLRMKVIAYDPFLTEDRAVEMGVEKVDLDTLLSRADFVTLHTPLTDETRNILSRERLENAKKGIRIINCARGGLIDEAALKDCLESGQVAGAALDVFETEPPAADHPLFGTPNFICTPHLGASTTEAQVNVALQVAEQMADYLVNGGVTNALNVPSLSAEEAPKLKPYMALAEKLGSLVGQLAHGNLTHISIEREGAAAELNGKPITAAVLSGFMRRYSDTVNMVNAPFLAKERGLDVSEIRHDRDGAFNTLVRVTVETAQGPRSVAGTLFGTEAPRLVEIFGIGIEAELAGHMLYIVNDDKPGFIGRIGTLLGSHGINIGTFNLGRREAGGEAVLLLSLDDALSAEVVAEAEKLEGVKLVKALSF from the coding sequence ATGACCAAGCCCAAAGTTCTGATTTCCGACAAGATGGACCCCAACGCCGCGCGCATCTTCCAAGAGCGTGGCTGCGATGTCGATGTCATCACCGGCGAAACACCCGAACAGCTCGCCGCCCGCATCGGCGAGTATGACGGCCTCGCCATCCGCTCCTCGACCAAGGTGACGAAGGCGATCCTTGATGCCGCCACCAACCTCAAGGTGATCGGCCGCGCGGGGATCGGCGTCGACAACGTCGATATTCCCTACGCCAGCGGCAAGGGCGTGGTGGTGATGAACACCCCGTTCGGCAACTCGATCACCACCGCCGAACACGCCATCGCGCTGATGTTCGCCCTCGCGCGGCAACTGCCCGAGGCGAATGCGCAGACGCAGGCGGGCAAGTGGCCCAAGAGCGGGTTCATGGGCGTCGAAGTCACCGGCAAGACCCTCGGCCTGATCGGCGCGGGCAATATCGGCTCGATCGTCGCCAGCCGCGCGCTGGGCCTGCGCATGAAGGTGATCGCCTATGATCCCTTCCTCACCGAAGACCGCGCGGTGGAAATGGGTGTCGAGAAGGTCGATCTCGACACGCTCTTGAGCCGCGCCGATTTCGTCACGCTGCACACCCCGCTGACCGACGAGACCCGCAATATCCTCAGCCGCGAACGGCTGGAGAATGCCAAGAAGGGTATCCGCATCATCAACTGCGCCCGTGGGGGCCTGATCGATGAAGCGGCGCTGAAGGACTGCCTTGAAAGCGGTCAGGTGGCGGGCGCGGCGCTCGACGTGTTCGAGACCGAGCCGCCCGCCGCCGATCACCCGCTGTTCGGCACGCCCAACTTCATCTGCACGCCCCACCTCGGGGCCTCGACCACCGAAGCGCAGGTCAATGTCGCGCTGCAAGTGGCCGAGCAGATGGCCGATTATCTGGTGAACGGCGGCGTCACCAATGCGCTCAACGTCCCCTCGCTGAGTGCCGAGGAAGCCCCGAAGCTCAAGCCCTACATGGCGCTCGCCGAAAAGCTCGGCAGCCTTGTGGGCCAGCTCGCCCACGGCAACCTCACCCACATCAGCATCGAGCGCGAAGGCGCGGCGGCGGAACTGAACGGCAAGCCGATCACCGCAGCGGTGCTTTCGGGCTTCATGCGCCGCTATTCGGACACGGTGAACATGGTCAACGCCCCGTTCCTCGCCAAGGAGCGCGGGCTGGATGTGAGCGAAATCCGCCATGACCGCGACGGCGCCTTCAACACCCTTGTCCGCGTCACCGTGGAAACCGCCCAAGGGCCGCGCTCGGTCGCCGGCACGCTGTTCGGCACCGAGGCGCCGCGTCTGGTCGAAATCTTCGGCATCGGGATCGAGGCGGAACTGGCCGGGCACATGCTCTACATCGTCAACGACGACAAGCCGGGCTTCATCGGCCGCATCGGGACGCTGCTGGGCAGCCACGGGATCAACATTGGCACCTTCAACCTCGGCCGCCGCGAAGCGGGCGGGGAAGCGGTGCTGCTGCTGAGCCTTGATGACGCCCTGTCTGCCGAAGTGGTGGCCGAAGCCGAGAAGCTCGAAGGCGTGAAGCTGGTCAAGGCGCTGTCGTTCTGA
- a CDS encoding ATP phosphoribosyltransferase regulatory subunit, which yields MTQPNDLLPEGLEDRLPLEAARITAAMRACLDVMAAHGYDRVRPPLLEFEASLAGRMAGVTVGETSTMFRFVDPASLRTLALRSDMTPQIGRIAATSLAAAPRPLRFAYCGDTVVIKASQLDPARERLQLGAELIGSDTVAAAGEMVMLAIEALKAAGLTGISVDFTLPDLVDTLAEKAFPLAGEQIEAVRRELDTKDAGGLRAAGGAAYLPLLYATGPFETALAALRDVDAGGALKSRLDGLEAIAAHIGDAARITLDPTERHGFEYQSWFGFTLYADGLRRAAGRGGTYRIAGSEEAATGFTLYLDRLAEIAPQPEAARMCYLPLGHDRAAAARLRAEGWRTRAQLAEGENPGALGCTHILTNEGPAPL from the coding sequence ATGACCCAACCCAACGATCTCCTGCCTGAAGGCCTTGAAGACCGTCTGCCGCTTGAAGCAGCGCGGATCACCGCCGCCATGCGGGCGTGCCTCGATGTGATGGCCGCGCATGGCTATGACCGGGTGCGTCCGCCGCTGCTCGAATTCGAAGCCTCGTTGGCAGGCCGCATGGCGGGCGTTACCGTCGGCGAGACGAGCACGATGTTCCGCTTTGTCGATCCGGCGAGCTTGCGCACGCTTGCACTGCGCAGCGATATGACCCCCCAGATCGGCCGCATCGCCGCCACCAGCCTTGCCGCCGCGCCGCGTCCGCTGCGCTTCGCCTATTGCGGCGATACCGTGGTGATCAAGGCGAGCCAGCTCGATCCCGCGCGCGAACGCCTGCAACTGGGCGCGGAGCTGATCGGCAGCGACACCGTGGCGGCAGCGGGCGAGATGGTGATGCTCGCCATAGAGGCTTTGAAGGCCGCGGGCCTGACCGGCATCTCGGTCGATTTCACTTTGCCCGATCTGGTCGATACGCTGGCCGAAAAGGCTTTCCCGCTGGCCGGCGAACAGATCGAAGCGGTGCGGCGCGAGCTTGATACCAAGGATGCAGGCGGGCTGCGCGCGGCAGGCGGCGCGGCCTATCTGCCGCTGCTCTATGCGACCGGGCCGTTCGAAACCGCGCTGGCGGCGCTCCGGGATGTCGATGCGGGCGGGGCGCTGAAGTCACGGCTTGACGGGCTGGAGGCGATTGCCGCGCATATTGGCGATGCGGCGCGCATCACGCTCGATCCGACCGAGCGGCACGGGTTCGAGTACCAGTCATGGTTCGGCTTTACCCTCTATGCTGATGGCCTGCGCCGCGCGGCGGGGCGGGGCGGGACGTACCGGATCGCGGGCAGCGAGGAGGCGGCGACGGGCTTCACGCTCTATCTCGACCGGCTGGCGGAGATTGCGCCCCAGCCTGAGGCAGCGCGCATGTGCTACCTGCCGCTCGGCCATGACCGCGCGGCGGCGGCACGGTTGCGCGCCGAAGGCTGGCGCACCCGCGCACAACTGGCCGAGGGCGAGAACCCAGGCGCGCTCGGCTGTACCCATATCCTCACGAACGAGGGACCAGCGCCGCTATGA
- a CDS encoding RidA family protein, protein MTNAPKPITLENDPLAPYCIAPAWQVGGLLFLSGQASIGADGSIVGIGDFDAQLAQTFANIERVLAAGGSDLSKVVKVTIYLTDMGNFPKILEARQRYFTPPYPADTTVEVKSLALPELMIEIDVIASV, encoded by the coding sequence ATGACCAACGCACCCAAGCCGATCACGCTCGAAAACGACCCGCTCGCGCCCTATTGCATAGCACCCGCATGGCAGGTGGGCGGCCTGCTGTTCCTGTCGGGTCAGGCGAGCATTGGCGCGGATGGCAGCATCGTGGGCATCGGCGACTTTGATGCACAGCTCGCGCAGACCTTCGCCAATATCGAGCGGGTGCTGGCAGCGGGCGGGAGCGACCTGTCGAAGGTGGTCAAGGTGACGATCTACCTCACCGACATGGGCAACTTCCCCAAGATCCTCGAAGCCCGCCAGCGGTATTTCACCCCGCCTTACCCAGCCGACACCACGGTTGAGGTAAAGAGCCTCGCGCTCCCCGAACTGATGATCGAGATCGACGTTATCGCGAGCGTGTGA
- a CDS encoding alpha/beta hydrolase: MGARRGGGAEARVAAPAPQQTLAYGSDPLQALDLWVPQDAKRAPLVLFVHGGGWKRGSKSNAVGRAMPGHMLEQGYAFASIDYRLVPAATVEQQAADVAAALAYLLKQADTLGIDRSRVVLTGHSAGAHLVALVGTDERYLKAAGLSFADIDGVMPNDGAAYDVSTQIAGAGPMMKRTYEQAFGTDPARHKALSPLTHAAAPNAPAFLLIHVQRADGVAQNKALAEALRRAGTKVEVGSFPGEGLRGHAEINRKLGEPDYPATPVMDAWLKTVLG; encoded by the coding sequence ATGGGCGCGCGGCGGGGTGGCGGGGCTGAGGCCAGAGTCGCGGCCCCGGCGCCGCAGCAGACCCTCGCCTATGGCAGCGATCCGTTGCAGGCGCTTGATCTGTGGGTGCCACAGGATGCGAAGCGCGCGCCGCTGGTGCTGTTCGTCCACGGTGGCGGGTGGAAACGAGGGTCGAAGAGCAATGCGGTGGGCCGCGCGATGCCGGGACATATGCTGGAACAGGGCTATGCCTTCGCCTCGATCGATTACCGACTGGTGCCTGCGGCGACGGTCGAACAGCAGGCCGCCGATGTGGCGGCGGCGCTCGCCTATCTGCTGAAGCAGGCTGACACGCTCGGGATCGACCGCTCCCGCGTGGTGCTGACCGGGCATAGCGCAGGCGCGCATCTGGTGGCGCTGGTGGGGACGGACGAGCGCTATCTGAAGGCTGCGGGCCTCAGTTTTGCCGATATCGACGGCGTGATGCCCAATGACGGGGCGGCCTATGATGTGTCGACCCAGATCGCCGGCGCGGGGCCGATGATGAAGCGCACCTACGAACAGGCCTTCGGCACCGATCCGGCGCGACACAAGGCGCTCTCGCCCCTTACCCATGCCGCTGCGCCCAATGCCCCTGCATTCCTGCTGATCCACGTGCAGCGCGCGGACGGCGTGGCGCAGAACAAGGCGCTGGCAGAGGCGCTGCGGCGCGCAGGCACCAAGGTCGAAGTGGGCAGCTTCCCAGGCGAGGGGCTGCGCGGCCATGCCGAAATCAACCGCAAGCTGGGTGAGCCGGACTACCCGGCAACCCCGGTGATGGATGCATGGCTGAAGACAGTGCTGGGGTAG
- a CDS encoding adenylosuccinate synthase, whose translation MANVTVIGAQWGDEGKGKIVDWLASRADAVVRFQGGHNAGHTLVIDGKTYKLSLLPSGIVSGTLSVIGNGVVLDPWALRDEVAKVEGQGVSITDENLAIADNCPLILPLHRDLDGLRETAAGKGKIGTTGRGIGPAYEDKVGRRAIRVCDLAHLDTLEPQLDRLCAHHDALRAGFGQPPVDRAALLEELREIAPFVLKFAQPVWKRLKKVRRAGAKILFEGAQGVLLDVDHGTYPFVTSSNTVSGTAASGSGLGPNSTGFVLGIVKAYTTRVGSGPFPTELEDEIGQRLGERGHEFGTVTGRKRRVGWFDAVLVRQSCAISGVTGIALTKIDVLDGLEKVKICTGYRLRGKVYDYLPSHAADQAECEPIYEEMPGWSESTAGARSYADLPAAAIKYIQRIQELIECPVALVSTSPERDDTILMRDPFVD comes from the coding sequence ATGGCCAACGTCACCGTGATCGGCGCCCAGTGGGGCGATGAGGGCAAGGGCAAGATCGTCGACTGGCTCGCCAGCCGCGCCGATGCCGTGGTCCGCTTTCAGGGCGGCCACAATGCCGGCCACACGCTGGTGATCGACGGCAAGACCTACAAGCTCAGCCTGCTGCCATCGGGCATCGTGTCCGGCACGCTGTCGGTGATCGGCAACGGCGTGGTGCTCGATCCCTGGGCGCTGCGGGACGAGGTCGCCAAGGTCGAGGGGCAGGGGGTCAGCATCACCGACGAGAACCTTGCGATTGCCGACAATTGCCCGCTGATCCTGCCGCTCCACCGCGATCTGGATGGCCTGCGCGAAACCGCGGCGGGCAAGGGCAAGATCGGCACCACCGGACGCGGCATCGGCCCGGCTTATGAAGACAAGGTCGGCCGCCGCGCGATCCGGGTGTGCGACCTCGCCCATCTCGACACGCTGGAGCCGCAGCTTGATCGCCTTTGCGCCCACCACGACGCGCTGCGCGCCGGGTTCGGCCAGCCGCCGGTGGACCGCGCCGCGCTGCTCGAAGAACTGCGCGAAATCGCCCCCTTCGTGCTGAAATTCGCCCAGCCCGTGTGGAAGCGGCTCAAGAAGGTCCGCCGCGCGGGGGCCAAGATCCTGTTCGAAGGCGCGCAGGGCGTGCTGCTCGATGTCGATCACGGCACCTATCCGTTTGTCACATCGTCCAACACGGTGAGCGGCACGGCGGCGTCGGGCAGCGGCCTCGGCCCCAATTCGACCGGCTTCGTGCTCGGGATTGTGAAGGCCTACACCACCCGCGTCGGCTCCGGCCCGTTCCCCACGGAACTGGAGGACGAAATCGGCCAGCGTCTGGGCGAGCGCGGCCATGAATTCGGCACCGTGACGGGCCGCAAGCGCCGCGTCGGCTGGTTCGATGCCGTGCTGGTGCGCCAGTCCTGCGCGATTTCCGGCGTCACCGGCATCGCGCTGACCAAGATCGACGTGCTCGACGGGCTGGAGAAGGTGAAGATCTGCACCGGTTATCGCCTGCGCGGCAAGGTGTATGATTACCTTCCCAGCCACGCCGCCGATCAGGCCGAATGCGAGCCGATCTACGAGGAGATGCCCGGCTGGAGCGAAAGCACCGCAGGCGCGCGCTCCTATGCCGATCTTCCGGCGGCGGCGATCAAGTACATCCAGCGCATTCAGGAACTGATCGAATGCCCGGTGGCGCTGGTCTCGACCTCGCCGGAGCGCGACGACACGATCCTGATGCGCGATCCCTTCGTGGATTGA
- a CDS encoding L,D-transpeptidase family protein, whose amino-acid sequence MKRLTALAVLVVTACANPPPKVGEGPSAQQPPLARDAARIVPERRVTTVDYLIVDKSERLMVAYAAGQPVRAWRGLQFGASPQGHKQFEGDERTPEGRYFIEGRNPGSAYHLSLKVSYPNAADRAFARQYGRSPGGDIFLHGQPNGLPFGRMPGDWTDGCIAFSNAEIRELWRIVPDGTVIEIRP is encoded by the coding sequence ATGAAGCGCCTCACCGCCCTTGCCGTGCTGGTTGTGACCGCCTGTGCCAATCCGCCGCCCAAGGTGGGTGAGGGGCCGTCGGCGCAGCAGCCCCCGCTGGCGCGCGATGCGGCGCGGATTGTGCCCGAGCGGCGCGTCACGACGGTCGATTACCTGATCGTCGACAAGTCCGAACGGCTGATGGTCGCCTATGCCGCCGGGCAGCCGGTCAGGGCGTGGCGGGGCCTGCAATTCGGGGCGTCGCCACAAGGCCACAAGCAGTTCGAAGGCGACGAGCGCACACCCGAAGGGCGCTATTTCATCGAAGGCCGCAATCCCGGCAGCGCCTATCACCTCAGCCTCAAAGTGTCCTATCCCAATGCCGCTGACCGGGCCTTTGCGCGCCAGTACGGGCGCTCGCCGGGGGGCGATATCTTCCTCCATGGCCAGCCCAACGGCCTGCCGTTCGGGCGGATGCCGGGCGACTGGACCGATGGCTGCATCGCCTTTTCCAACGCCGAGATCAGGGAATTGTGGCGCATTGTGCCGGATGGCACAGTGATCGAGATCAGGCCGTAA